A single Mustela lutreola isolate mMusLut2 chromosome X, mMusLut2.pri, whole genome shotgun sequence DNA region contains:
- the G6PD gene encoding glucose-6-phosphate 1-dehydrogenase isoform X5 yields the protein MRRRGAASGNGRALGGWERGVRRRRGAESIMAEQVALSRTQVCGILREELYQGNAFHQSDTHIFIIMGASGDLAKKKIYPTIWWLFRDGLLPEDTFIVGYARSRLTVADIRKQSEPFFKATPEEKPKLEEFFSRNSYVAGQYDDAASYERLNSHVNALHQGPQANRLFYLALPPTVYEAVTKHIHETCMSQTGWNRVIVEKPFGRDLQSSDRLSNHISSLFREDQIYRIDHYLGKEMVQNLMVLRFANRIFGPIWNRDNIACVILTFKEPFGTEGRGGYFDEFGIIRDVMQNHLLQMLCLVAMEKPASTDSDDVRDEKVKVLKCISEVQADNVVLGQYVGNPSGEGESTKGYLDDPTVPRGSTTATFAAVALYVENERWDGVPFVLRCGKALNERKAEVRLQFRDVAGDIFRQQCKRNELVIRVQPNEAVYTKMMTKKPGMFFNPEESELDLTYGNRYKNVKLPDAYERLILDVFCGNQMHFVRSDELREAWRIFTPLLHKIEHERLQPIPYLYGSRGPAEADDLMKRVGFQYEGTYKWVNPHKL from the exons ATGAGGCGGCGGGGAGCAGCCTCCGGAAACGGCCGGGCACTCGGAGGCTGGGAGCGCGGCGTTCGACGGCGGCGAGGCGCAG AGAGCATCATGGCAGAGCAGGTGGCCCTGAGCCGGACCCAGGTGTGCGGGATCCTGCGTGAAGAGCTGTACCAAGGCAATGCCTTCCATCAATCTGATACACACATCTTCATCATCATGGGTGCATCG GGCGACCTGGCCAAGAAGAAGATCTACCCCACCATCTG GTGGTTGTTCCGGGATGGCCTTCTGCCTGAAGACACCTTCATCGTGGGCTACGCCCGCTCCCGCCTCACAGTGGCCGACATCCGGAAACAGAGCGAGCCCTTCTTCAAA GCCACACCAGAGGAGAAGCCCAAGCTGGAGGAGTTCTTTTCACGCAACTCTTATGTGGCTGGCCAGTATGACGACGCGGCCTCCTACGAGCGCCTCAACAGCCATGTGAATGCTCTCCACCAGGGGCCACAGGCCAACCGCCTCTTTTACCTGGCCTTGCCGCCCACGGTGTACGAGGCGGTCACCAAGCACATCCACGAGACCTGCATGAGCCAGAC AGGCTGGAACCGTGTCATTGTGGAGAAGCCCTTCGGGAGAGACCTGCAGAGCTCCGACAGGCTGTCCAACCATATCTCCTCCTTGTTCCGTGAGGACCAGATCTACCGCATCGACCACTATCTGGGCAAGGAGATGGTCCAGAACCTCATGGTGCTGAG GTTTGCCAACAGGATCTTTGGCCCCATTTGGAACCGGGACAACATAGCCTGCGTCATTCTCACGTTCAAGGAGCCCTTTGGCACCGAGGGCCGCGGGGGCTACTTCGACGAATTCGGGATCATCCG GGACGTGATGCAGAACCACCTGCTGCAGATGCTGTGTCTCGTGGCCATGGAGAAGCCAGCCTCCACTGACTCGGACGATGTCCGGGACGAGAAG GTCAAGGTGTTGAAGTGTATCTCCGAGGTGCAGGCGGACAACGTGGTCCTGGGCCAGTACGTGGGGAACCCCAGCGGAGAGGGGGAGTCCACGAAAGGCTACCTGGACGACCCCACGGTGCCGCGCGGGTCCACCACTGCCACCTTCGCGGCCGTCGCGCTCTATGTGGAGAACGAGAGGTGGGACG GGGTGCCCTTCGTCCTGCGCTGCGGCAAGGCACTGAACGAGCGCAAGGCCGAGGTGCGGCTACAGTTCCGCGACGTGGCCGGCGACATCTTCCGGCAGCAGTGCAAGCGCAATGAGCTGGTGATCCGTGTGCAGCCCAACGAGGCCGTGTACACCAAGATGATGACCAAGAAGCCCGGCATGTTCTTCAACCCCGAGGAGTCTGAGCTCGACCTGACCTACGGCAACAGATACAAG AACGTGAAGCTCCCCGATGCCTACGAGCGCCTCATCCTGGACGTCTTCTGCGGGAACCAGATGCACTTCGTGCGCAG TGATGAGCTCCGGGAAGCCTGGCGGATCTTCACGCCGCTGCTGCACAAGATCGAGCACGAGAGGCTCCAGCCCATCCCTTACCTTTACGGCAG CCGAGGCCCCGCGGAGGCAGATGATCTGATGAAGAGAGTGGGCTTCCAGTACGAGGGCACCTACAAGTGGGTGAACCCCCACAAGctctga
- the IKBKG gene encoding NF-kappa-B essential modulator isoform X2 codes for MSRPPWKSPPCEMVQPSGGPTGDQDVLGEESSLGKPAMLHVTSEQGTPETFQRCLEENQELRDAIRQSNQVLRERCEELQRFQGSQRKEKEFLVQKFQEARKLVERLSLEKRELRRQTEQALQEVEHLKRCQQMAEDKASVKAQVTSLLGELQESQSRLEAANKERQALEGRARAASEQAQQLESERAALQQQHSVQVDQLRMQSQSVEAALRMERQAASEDKRKLAQLQVAYHQLFQEYDSHVKSSTGMQLEDLKQQLQQAEEALAAKQEVIDRLKEEAEQHKAVMETVPVLKAQADIYKADFQAERQAREKLAERKELLQEQLEQLQREYSRLKASCQESARIEDLRKRHVEVSQAPLPPTPAHPSFHLALPSQRRSPPEEPPDFCCPKCQYRAPDMDTLQIHVMECIE; via the exons ATGAGCAGGCCCCCCTGGAAGAGTCCACCGTGTGAGATGGTGCAGCCCAGTGGCGGCCCGACAGGGGACCAGGACGTGCTGGGTGAAGAGTCTTCTCTGGGGAAGCCGGCCATGCTCCACGTCACTTCTGAGCAGGGCACTCCCGAGACCTTCCAGCGCTGCCTGGAGGAGAATCAAGAGCTCCGAG ACGCCATCCGCCAGAGCAACCAGGTGCTGCGCGAGCGCTGTGAGGAGCTGCAGCGCTTCCAGGGCagccagaggaaggagaaggagttCCTCGTGCAGAAGTTCCAGGAAGCCCGGAAGCTGGTGGAGAGACTGAGCCTGGAGAAGCGCGAGCTGCGGAGGCAGACGGAGCAGGCCCTGCAGGAGGTGGAGCACCTGAAGCGCTGCCAGCAG ATGGCCGAGGACAAGGCCTCCGTGAAAGCCCAGGTGACATCCTTGCTGGGGGAGCTCCAGGAGAGCCAGAGTCGTTTGGAGGCCGCCAACAAGGAGCGGCAGGCTTTGGAGGGCAG GGCCCGGGCGGCCAGTGAGCAGGCGCAGCAGCTGGAGAGCGAGCGGGCGGCGCTGCAGCAGCAGCACAGCGTGCAGGTGGACCAGCTGCGGATGCAGAGCCAGAGCGTGGAGGCGGCCCTGCGCATGGAGCGCCAAGCAGCCTCGGAGGATAA GCGGAAGCTGGCCCAGCTGCAGGTGGCCTATCACCAGCTCTTCCAGGAGTACGACAGCCATGTCAAGAGCAGCACG GGAATGCAGCTGGAGGACCTCAAGCAGCAGCTCCAGCAGGCGGAGGAGGCCCTGGCGGCCAAGCAGGAAGTGATCGACAGACTGAAGGAGGAGGCCGAGCAGCACAAGGCCGTGATGGAGACGGTCCCTGTGCTAAAGGCGCAG GCGGATATCTACAAGGCCGACTtccaggctgagaggcaggcgcgggagaagctggcagagaggaaggagctcCTGCAGGAGCAGCTGGAGCAGCTGCAGAGGGAGTACAGCAGGCTGAAGGCCAGCTGCCAGGAGTCGGCCAG GATCGAAGACCTGAGGAAGCGACACGTGGAGGTCTCCCAGGCCCCCTTGCCCCCCACTCCAG CTCACCCCTCCTTCCACCTGGCCTTGCCCAGCCAGAGGAGAAGCCCCCCCGAGGAGCCGCCTGACTTCTGTTGCCCCAAGTGCCAGTACCGGGCTCCGGATATGGACACGCTGCAGATCCACGTCATGGAGTGCATTGAGTAG
- the IKBKG gene encoding NF-kappa-B essential modulator isoform X1, translating into MSRPPWKSPPCEMVQPSGGPTGDQDVLGEESSLGKPAMLHVTSEQGTPETFQRCLEENQELRDAIRQSNQVLRERCEELQRFQGSQRKEKEFLVQKFQEARKLVERLSLEKRELRRQTEQALQEVEHLKRCQQQMAEDKASVKAQVTSLLGELQESQSRLEAANKERQALEGRARAASEQAQQLESERAALQQQHSVQVDQLRMQSQSVEAALRMERQAASEDKRKLAQLQVAYHQLFQEYDSHVKSSTGMQLEDLKQQLQQAEEALAAKQEVIDRLKEEAEQHKAVMETVPVLKAQADIYKADFQAERQAREKLAERKELLQEQLEQLQREYSRLKASCQESARIEDLRKRHVEVSQAPLPPTPAHPSFHLALPSQRRSPPEEPPDFCCPKCQYRAPDMDTLQIHVMECIE; encoded by the exons ATGAGCAGGCCCCCCTGGAAGAGTCCACCGTGTGAGATGGTGCAGCCCAGTGGCGGCCCGACAGGGGACCAGGACGTGCTGGGTGAAGAGTCTTCTCTGGGGAAGCCGGCCATGCTCCACGTCACTTCTGAGCAGGGCACTCCCGAGACCTTCCAGCGCTGCCTGGAGGAGAATCAAGAGCTCCGAG ACGCCATCCGCCAGAGCAACCAGGTGCTGCGCGAGCGCTGTGAGGAGCTGCAGCGCTTCCAGGGCagccagaggaaggagaaggagttCCTCGTGCAGAAGTTCCAGGAAGCCCGGAAGCTGGTGGAGAGACTGAGCCTGGAGAAGCGCGAGCTGCGGAGGCAGACGGAGCAGGCCCTGCAGGAGGTGGAGCACCTGAAGCGCTGCCAGCAG CAGATGGCCGAGGACAAGGCCTCCGTGAAAGCCCAGGTGACATCCTTGCTGGGGGAGCTCCAGGAGAGCCAGAGTCGTTTGGAGGCCGCCAACAAGGAGCGGCAGGCTTTGGAGGGCAG GGCCCGGGCGGCCAGTGAGCAGGCGCAGCAGCTGGAGAGCGAGCGGGCGGCGCTGCAGCAGCAGCACAGCGTGCAGGTGGACCAGCTGCGGATGCAGAGCCAGAGCGTGGAGGCGGCCCTGCGCATGGAGCGCCAAGCAGCCTCGGAGGATAA GCGGAAGCTGGCCCAGCTGCAGGTGGCCTATCACCAGCTCTTCCAGGAGTACGACAGCCATGTCAAGAGCAGCACG GGAATGCAGCTGGAGGACCTCAAGCAGCAGCTCCAGCAGGCGGAGGAGGCCCTGGCGGCCAAGCAGGAAGTGATCGACAGACTGAAGGAGGAGGCCGAGCAGCACAAGGCCGTGATGGAGACGGTCCCTGTGCTAAAGGCGCAG GCGGATATCTACAAGGCCGACTtccaggctgagaggcaggcgcgggagaagctggcagagaggaaggagctcCTGCAGGAGCAGCTGGAGCAGCTGCAGAGGGAGTACAGCAGGCTGAAGGCCAGCTGCCAGGAGTCGGCCAG GATCGAAGACCTGAGGAAGCGACACGTGGAGGTCTCCCAGGCCCCCTTGCCCCCCACTCCAG CTCACCCCTCCTTCCACCTGGCCTTGCCCAGCCAGAGGAGAAGCCCCCCCGAGGAGCCGCCTGACTTCTGTTGCCCCAAGTGCCAGTACCGGGCTCCGGATATGGACACGCTGCAGATCCACGTCATGGAGTGCATTGAGTAG
- the G6PD gene encoding glucose-6-phosphate 1-dehydrogenase isoform X4 yields MGTRANSAKLHGNTRGTEDAAQRRRGEKAPGSRAARAESIMAEQVALSRTQVCGILREELYQGNAFHQSDTHIFIIMGASGDLAKKKIYPTIWWLFRDGLLPEDTFIVGYARSRLTVADIRKQSEPFFKATPEEKPKLEEFFSRNSYVAGQYDDAASYERLNSHVNALHQGPQANRLFYLALPPTVYEAVTKHIHETCMSQTGWNRVIVEKPFGRDLQSSDRLSNHISSLFREDQIYRIDHYLGKEMVQNLMVLRFANRIFGPIWNRDNIACVILTFKEPFGTEGRGGYFDEFGIIRDVMQNHLLQMLCLVAMEKPASTDSDDVRDEKVKVLKCISEVQADNVVLGQYVGNPSGEGESTKGYLDDPTVPRGSTTATFAAVALYVENERWDGVPFVLRCGKALNERKAEVRLQFRDVAGDIFRQQCKRNELVIRVQPNEAVYTKMMTKKPGMFFNPEESELDLTYGNRYKNVKLPDAYERLILDVFCGNQMHFVRSDELREAWRIFTPLLHKIEHERLQPIPYLYGSRGPAEADDLMKRVGFQYEGTYKWVNPHKL; encoded by the exons ATGGGTACGCGGGCGAACAGTGCAAAGCTGCACGGGAACACGCGAGGTACCGAGGACGCGGCGCAGCGGCGGCGGGGAGAAAAGGCGCCCGGCAGTCGGGCGGCTCGCGCAG AGAGCATCATGGCAGAGCAGGTGGCCCTGAGCCGGACCCAGGTGTGCGGGATCCTGCGTGAAGAGCTGTACCAAGGCAATGCCTTCCATCAATCTGATACACACATCTTCATCATCATGGGTGCATCG GGCGACCTGGCCAAGAAGAAGATCTACCCCACCATCTG GTGGTTGTTCCGGGATGGCCTTCTGCCTGAAGACACCTTCATCGTGGGCTACGCCCGCTCCCGCCTCACAGTGGCCGACATCCGGAAACAGAGCGAGCCCTTCTTCAAA GCCACACCAGAGGAGAAGCCCAAGCTGGAGGAGTTCTTTTCACGCAACTCTTATGTGGCTGGCCAGTATGACGACGCGGCCTCCTACGAGCGCCTCAACAGCCATGTGAATGCTCTCCACCAGGGGCCACAGGCCAACCGCCTCTTTTACCTGGCCTTGCCGCCCACGGTGTACGAGGCGGTCACCAAGCACATCCACGAGACCTGCATGAGCCAGAC AGGCTGGAACCGTGTCATTGTGGAGAAGCCCTTCGGGAGAGACCTGCAGAGCTCCGACAGGCTGTCCAACCATATCTCCTCCTTGTTCCGTGAGGACCAGATCTACCGCATCGACCACTATCTGGGCAAGGAGATGGTCCAGAACCTCATGGTGCTGAG GTTTGCCAACAGGATCTTTGGCCCCATTTGGAACCGGGACAACATAGCCTGCGTCATTCTCACGTTCAAGGAGCCCTTTGGCACCGAGGGCCGCGGGGGCTACTTCGACGAATTCGGGATCATCCG GGACGTGATGCAGAACCACCTGCTGCAGATGCTGTGTCTCGTGGCCATGGAGAAGCCAGCCTCCACTGACTCGGACGATGTCCGGGACGAGAAG GTCAAGGTGTTGAAGTGTATCTCCGAGGTGCAGGCGGACAACGTGGTCCTGGGCCAGTACGTGGGGAACCCCAGCGGAGAGGGGGAGTCCACGAAAGGCTACCTGGACGACCCCACGGTGCCGCGCGGGTCCACCACTGCCACCTTCGCGGCCGTCGCGCTCTATGTGGAGAACGAGAGGTGGGACG GGGTGCCCTTCGTCCTGCGCTGCGGCAAGGCACTGAACGAGCGCAAGGCCGAGGTGCGGCTACAGTTCCGCGACGTGGCCGGCGACATCTTCCGGCAGCAGTGCAAGCGCAATGAGCTGGTGATCCGTGTGCAGCCCAACGAGGCCGTGTACACCAAGATGATGACCAAGAAGCCCGGCATGTTCTTCAACCCCGAGGAGTCTGAGCTCGACCTGACCTACGGCAACAGATACAAG AACGTGAAGCTCCCCGATGCCTACGAGCGCCTCATCCTGGACGTCTTCTGCGGGAACCAGATGCACTTCGTGCGCAG TGATGAGCTCCGGGAAGCCTGGCGGATCTTCACGCCGCTGCTGCACAAGATCGAGCACGAGAGGCTCCAGCCCATCCCTTACCTTTACGGCAG CCGAGGCCCCGCGGAGGCAGATGATCTGATGAAGAGAGTGGGCTTCCAGTACGAGGGCACCTACAAGTGGGTGAACCCCCACAAGctctga